The genomic segment CAATGGGGTTTCTTAAAAAGTATCCTTCTGCCCCTGCCTGGGTCTGTGGGGGCCAAAGATATACCCCTCGGGCCACTTGTCAGTGGGGTGACAAACGAACTTGGCCTGAGAAAGGCACTTGGCTGGGCTTAGCCCTGTGGAGGGCTCCGGGCTGTAGTTTTCTTTGTGAAGCTGGCCCAAAGCTTGTTTTGAGAAAGCCTGAGGGGCCCAAGGAGGTAAAGATTGTGAGCTGGAGCTCATCTTGATATCCGAAAACCACAGCCGCCTGCACGTGGGAGGTGCTGGAGGGCAGGCTCGCCTCACACGCCCCCCTCTCTCTAGGTCACCTGGGAGCACCGGCTCCCAGGGAGTTTGCTGTGCCTGAGAAGTCTTTGGGGAGGGCTTGCTCTGAGCACACCCGTTCCCTCCCCCTGGGCTGAGAGAAACGTGGgaccagccctgccccagcctgtccTCATTGGTTGGCACGAGGCAGAGGGGGCTTTAAAAAGGCAAACGTGTCCCAGGCTGGGTGCCCTCCTCTGGCTGGCGCCATGCAGCTCTCTCTCGCCCTGTGTCTTGTCTGCCTGCTGGTGCACGCAGCCTTCCGTGTGGTGGAGGGCCAGGGCTGGCAGGCCTTCAAGAACGATGCCACGGAGATCATCCCTGAGCTGGGCGAGTACCCCGAGCCTCCGCCAGAGCTGGAGAACAAGACCATGAACCGAGCGGAGAACGGAGGGAGACCCCCTCACCATCCCTTTGAGACCAAAGGTATGGGGTAGAGGAGGGCATGTTTAGCACAAGGGGCCTGAGAGGGTTCTCTCTGGGAGGTTTTGAAGACTGGGGTAGACAGTCCCCCGCTGCCGGCGCTCCAGGAGGGACAGTCTTGCCtggaagcaggggaggacagCATGCCTAACGTAGTAGCCTTGGCATTGAGGTTCAGGGGCCCGGGGCTGGCAGGGGGCTGGCCGCGGGAGCCcggggcaggaaggaggcagaggtggCGAGAGCCCAATTCTGAGACAGGCTCAGAGCCTCAGAACGGAGACAGTTTCAAAGAATCCCCTCCGGAGATCACAGGAGATAGGTCCCCCAGCTGGCACCTCGGGAGAGGGGACAAGGCAAGGGAGCCTCACAGCTGTGAGCACCTGCCGGATGCAGATCCTTTACACAGGCCATACCTGAACCTTACCCCGGGGATCCACGGCGCGCGGGAGCCCCATGAGGTGACCTCTCAGCTGGCAAGTAAAGAAATGAGGTCTCCAGAAGCTAAGTAACTTGGTAGTGAGAAGAGCTCGGGTTTGACCCCAGTTTGATCCCATTCCAAGACAGCCCTGGAGGGGGAtcgtgggtgggggggggtggggaactgaGAGCCAGAGAAAACCCCACACAGAGCCGTGAGAAAGGGACATTCCCCCTGCCCCCGGTCTGCCCAGCCAGCTGGCACTTGAAGGAATGCAAGCTGCAGGGACAGTCTTAGCCCCGGACCTGGGTGGCAGCTGGGGCCGGGCCCTGGAGGGGAGGTGGCATCCTCTGTGCAGGGAGCGGacacaggtgcccccatcttCTGCCCCCAGACCAGGCCTTGTCTCGTTCCTAGGGAGGGAGCCTGACCCCAGTGACAAGGCAACAGCCCCACTGGAAGGCACATCTGGGTTCCTGGTCAGGTCTGCGCAGAGAAGCCCGGGGAGGGCGGGGGTGACAGCTGGCTCTGCAGCTGGCAGGaatggctgggggcgggggccggaATGACACTTCAGAGGGAGGGCCTCACTGCCCTCCGGTCGTTGGGCGGGCTGGTGAGGAATCCACTGCCCAGGCCCCTCTTGACCCATCCGTCCTTGCCCCACAATTGTGAAGGCTGGGGAACCCCACAGGAGGCCTGGGGCCTCAAGTCTTCACAAGAGGAGGGCGGCAGCACAtcacccccttccccccgcccccacctgccgAGCAAGGTCGATTAAGCTCAAGCGACTGCTTCATGCCGCTGTTTGGGTCCCAAGTACAAACCATCCACTTCCCCGGGCTCCTATAAGAGGCCACAGGCCCCGAGGAGGCTGTGAGCTCAAAACAAAGTCACCCTCTGCAGAGGAAGTGCCTGACCCAGGGGCACTATTCTTGGAAAGTCCAAAACACCTCCTTCCCTGGGCAAACAGGCCACCCCCACACGCTACCCCTGCAGCCCGGGAACAGTGGCGAGAATGCCAAGCCAGTGCAGAAACCAGGTCAGCCACGGGAGGAAGGCGGACCCCACATCTCCCCTGCCATGCTTGTTCTGCAGGGCCTGGGGAGTGGagccttctctgcttctctctggttTTGGTCGTGGGTTGTTTTTCATCCCTTGTGTCACATGGGAACTGTCCCCATGAGACCCTCGGGTGGTGGACAGGCTGCCATCTGTCTAAGCCCACAGTAGGAGAGTTGATCAAGGTGCCTTCAGGGCACGAAGCCAGGCCACAGAGcccagtcccccctcccccaccccccaacccaggAACAAGCCTGTGTCACCCTCGGAGATCCATCTAAATGGCACAAAACAAGCGATGTCCCCGGCAGAGTGCTtggtacacagcaggtgcttaataaatgtttgtggcaGGCGAACCTGTAGGTTTTCAGTCAGAGCTCTGTCCCCTGGGGCAGGAAGTAACTGCAGTAAAAGGCAgccctttgcccccacccccagcccagcctcccacCTGGGCGCTCAGGCACATAGCTTCTGCCTTTGTGGGACCCCAGAGGTGCTGGGGCCCCAGGGAACTGGGGTGAGGAGACCCAACTCTGCCTTTTGGGCAAGTGTTATTCCCTCTCGAGGCCTCCGTGTCCTCAGCGACGATGAGAGGCTTGGACAAGCTGCCTTTGGCTCTCTTCGCGTCTAATgacttctcctccccacctccccttccatCCCTGTCCTTGGCGGCAGTTGCCCTGATTTATTACCTCCAATTAACCCCTACTcctttctctatcccctcaccATCCCTCCCAAGTGGCTGGAAAAAGAATTTAGGAGAAGCCAAGACCATGTAAAGGGTGTGGCTAATACCTACTCTGCCTCGACCAGGCCCTCTGTGGCACAGATGTGACTTCCATCTGGAGAAAAGGGCCCCcttggagaagaagaagaagaacacaCAGCCACGGCCAACGCTTCCAGCTCTTACTGTGTGCTCACAGTGTCCCCTGCATTATATACGCAACTAACTCCTTAGGACAACCCGTTTTTCTGATAaggagcacagagaggctaagtgacttgcccaagatcacacagcgaTGGGGCTGGTATTCGAAGCTTGGCTCCAAAGTTTTAGGGGGAAAGGGTGGGCCAGCGTTCTTTCCACCAGccgccaccccctccctccctcccagtaATAGATGCCCATCTGGAGAGCCCGCAGGTTTGGAAAAgacctgggctgggggctggggggggttgGTGGCGCGGAGGGAGCCGGGCTGGCCTCACAAGCCGTCTCTCCCGCAGACGTGTCCGAGTACAGCTGCCGCGAGCTGCACTTCACCCGCTACGTGACGGACGGGCCCTGCCGCAGCGCCAAGCCGGTCACCGAGCTGGTGTGCTCCGGCCAGTGCGGCCCGGCGCGCCTGCTGCCCAACGCCATCGGCCGCGGCAAGTGGTGGCGCCCGAGCGGACCCGACTTCCGCTGCATCCCCGACCGCTACCGCGCGCAGCGGGTGCAGCTGCTGTGCCCCGGTGACGCGGCGCCGCGCGCGCGCAAAGTGCGCCTGGTGGCCTCGTGCAAGTGCAAGCGCCTCACCCGCTTCCACAATCAGTCCGAGCTCAAAGACTTCGGGCCCGAGGCCGCGCGGCCGCAGAAGGGCCGAAAGCCGCGCCCCCGCGCCCGGGGCGCCAAAGCCAACCAGGCCGAGCTGGAGAACGCCTATTAGAGGCCGCCCGCCGCGCCGCGCCTCCCCCCACAACCCGCGCCCCGGCCCAGGCGCCCGGGTTTCTGCCCTCGGCGCGCGGTTTGATTGTTTGTATCTCATTGTAAATGCCTGCGACCCAGGGCAGGGGGCTGAGACCTTCTGGGCTTCGGCAGGAGGTAGCCAGGCCCTGCGGATCCCGGGCGCCAGCAGAGCCCCCACTCCCTCGTCTCCGAGGGGGTCCCGCAGGGCAGGAGAGGGCGCTGAGAGTCACAGACACTGAGCCACGCAGCCCCGCCTACAGGGGCCGCCCACCTTTGCTGGTCCCACTTCCGAGGAGGCAGAAAAGCAAGCATTTCACCGCCCAGGGGTTCTAAGGgagcagtgggggaggaggaaagtccCGGGACTGGTTAAGAAAGTGTGATAAGATTCCCTCTCCACTTCTCTGCCCCTCAAAAAGCCTTTAGTGCCTTGTTGTGCCAAGAACACAGGACCGGGGTCCGTAGGTCTGGTTTCTAGTCCGGTCTCTGCCGCTCACGTGCTGGATGACCTTGGACCacactcttctctttcttgtccTCAATTTCCTATTCGGaaaatggaggtgggggtggaggagtcTACGGTCACCTGATTCCAAGGCCTTGCGTGTCTTTTGAAtgggcaaaggagagagagagaggttgggtTGAAATGCTGCCATGGTCACGTCCGGACTTCAGAGTTGTGATGCCCGGATCTGACAGCCAAAGATGAAAAGCAAGTGTggccgtgggggtggggtgcggggttGGCGTCGTTTTTAGGGCTGACAAACTCCTGGAAGAAGCTGTGTTCTCTCCCGGCCTGGCCCTCCCCGGATGTTTGCCTGTCTTCACCCCTCCATCCCAAAGGATGCAGAAACAATGCCATTGATTGGGGTCGAGAAGGAGAAGGTCCCGGGACACTGGACTTGCGGGCCCAAGGGAGCAGCCACCACCCATGCAAAGACCAGCAAACCCCTCTGCAGACATCCTCCTGCCTACCACTCACAGACACGATTCTGTCTAGAACCTAGCTTCTTAGTGCTGTTACCTGTGATGTCATATCTTACACTGAAATAATattacttggggaaaaaaatgacaagtgcTGTACATATGCCGAGAAACCACAAAGCCTGATAGATGTCATCCAAAGATCTTTTCGAAAGTCATTTCCAGACACCTCTTACTTTCTGTGTAGTTTCTAATTGTGtaacacaccccccccccccccccccaaaccagaAGCACATGCCGTGTGAAATCCCGCCAGGCTGGTCCTTTCCACAATCCTTCCAGGTGGGATTTGTCCACAAGAATGAAAGTCGTGGTTTTTACAAAGAGTTaagttacatatttattttctcacttaagTTATTTATGCAAAAGTTTTTCTTGTAGGGAAATGACAACGTTAATATTGCTTTATGAAATACCAGTCTGTTCTTTCCAGAGGCATTGTTAATAAAGACAATGAATCATTTCCGAGAGGATGTGGTCTCATGTTCGTCAACCACACACAGCCATTCCCGTCAAAGTTGACATCCTTTTCTTCGGCGCTAGGGCTGCAACCTTGGAGGCACCTTTGCCTGGGCTGTGGTGGCCCTTGTGGCAATTATGTCCTCCCTTTGAGAAGTCGTGTTTGTCCCTTCCTTTCCAAACCTAAACCTCATTCGTTCCCCGTGGCCATTGTAATAACTTCAGCCTGGTCTCCCTGAAGCAGGCTGCCCTCCGCACTGTCATCCAGAAACACTGTTCTCATtgtgcctcacccctgctcaAAATCCTTCCATAGCTCCTCCTTGCCCAAGATCAAGTTGGGGCTTCTCAGCCTGACACGTGAAGCCTTCCCCCGCTGGGTTCCCATCCCCCCTCTATCAAACTTCCTTCCTGACTCCAAGAGGCCGAACTATACTCGCCCCTGCCTTTTTAGTTgatcctccccagcccccagcctcagACCACCCCCAATGACGCCTGCTCTTACTTCGGAGTTCATGTTCCTTGTCGCTTCCGAGCCTGCACCTTCCAGAGATGTTGCAATCCCCACTGATCTCTCCTCATGTGCCCCAGGCCTTTTGTCCATGCCACTGCTTTGCTTCCTGATTCTGTCTTCCGTGCGATACTCATTCGTGGACGTGTGTCTCACCTGGTCAAGCCCTGCGGAGTCCTGGGACAGACGCAAAGCCAAGTACAACTGGCTTCCAGCTCACAGGGGGCTCATTCAGGCGTTTTTCCAAACGTGAATCTCACGCCCCCCTGGTGATCTTCACCAGCAGGGCCGACGTCTTGCCCTTCTCTCAGCGTGGCCTCACCAAGGCGCCTCACAGCGCTGGACGCTGGCTGACACTCAGGAAATATCCTTCAATCGCCACAAGGAGGGATGACTCAAAGCTTTGAATCCAGTCCAGCCCCTCTCGGGGTAACCCCACCCCaaagccctccccagccccgccgATTTTTCACTTTAACTCCCAATGAACCCTCCTAAATTCCTTATGAGCAGCAGCAAGTTTTTGATAATTGTCAGTATCTGCCTCCAGGCCCCGAGGAGGCCCCAGCGAGAGCCTGCAGGGAATCCATGCACCGTGAGGAATGTCTCAGAGTTGGGGAATGAGAGCAGGTAGGAAACAGACACATGGTCCAGCCCCCGAGGCCATGTGCTACAGTGGATGGGgacacaggctctggagccaggcttgTGTTTGATTCGAAGGAAAGTGGGGGCACCAAGGGGTTAAATGTCTGCCCGCGGCCAGATGTGGGCTCGGTTCCTGCTCTGACACTCACTTAAGCCACTGGGAGCCTGGCAGGCACGTGGGCAAGCCATCAGGTCACACTGTCTGTACAAAGCGTTATGGGACAGAGCGCAGGAGGACTCACTTTGTGGTAGGAATGAGGAGGAAAGCTCAGGGAAGCTGTCGCAGAGGTGGGTGCTGCCTAGAAGTTTGCCCGGTGGGGAAGGAGGCACAGGCATTCTAAGCAGAGGGCATTGGCCCAAACAAAGGCACTGAGGCTGAAGGTGCGTGGCCGTGCGAGGGGGCATGAGACTCGGTCCACCACATTCCTCAACATGCACTGAGTcctcaccatgtgccaggcagcGTGGGGGAGCCGGGGAATTTCAAGCAATGTCCAACCCCAGATAGACCTAGGGTCCGCTTTCTGGGACCCCAGGACCAGGAGGGATCAGCCCAGGCTATAATCTCATTACcacgagggggaaaaaaaaaaccccaaagcctAAATTGTAGGTCGGGCTAGGGGTTATTTATGGAAAGTTATATTCTACCTACATGGGGTCTATGAGCCTGGCGCCGATCAGAAACAGAACAGACAACAGGctcagctggggggggggtgggggtgggggtggcgttCTGCCGTGGGGAGCACATGTTCTGGCGGTACAGCCAGACATGGGGTTTGTATTAATAGTCTTGAGAGtcagacagaggggcagagggaaacaggtctctctctctctctctctctctctctcacacacacacacacacacacacacacacacacacaatccatcAGCCTCTATCTGCACTCCAAGTACAAATCAGGCCACCTTTGCACAAGGaggtaaaggaaaagaaactcaaAGAAGCCACAGGAACCCAAACTTCCCCATTTTCCTTGAAGCAGGCGGGACCTGGGCAGTTGGAGAGGGCGGAGAGCTCACACGCCAAGCTTGGAGTCATTGCCCTTGGAAACTGGTGTCACcgcccacctcccacctgtcccCTGACGCGGGTCTGCCCTAGTTCCTGATCGTTGGTTCTAGCTCTGGGGCCTGTGTAaacttccctgccccccacccccccccaatgTTCCTAGAGTGCACCCTCTGTCGTCTCCCTTGTCCACCGGCAGGTGAACCTCAGGCTTCTGGCGGCTTCCACCCCGATAGTTGGAAGTTCCTTTCATTGCTAGAGGGGCAGGAGGCGGTGGGATTGCCACTCTTAACTAATGGAACCATGCGTCCGATTTGCCCAGGCACTGACACCTATTGGCCCAGTGAAATTATTAATAGCTCCCACATTTACCCTCAGAAATATCCTGTTCGAGCAATAAATTACATGGCTATGATAGACGCAAGTATAAGAGATACAGCTTTCTGTGGAAAGGCTGGGGCTCAGATGCCTTTTTTCAAATGCTGGCCCCTCTGGAAAGTCCCTTGCGTACCTCCTCAAGGCCTGTCTGTCCCGCAGGCCTCAGACAAGTGTCACTTCCCCTGACCAACGAAACCATGCTTCATCTTTCATGAGCAACGCTTCCTTCCTTCAAAGGACTCACCTTAGTAGTCACACAATGATAGATTTAATCATGTAAGTGTTTGATTAATTTCTCCCCTCGCCCCGACTGGAGGACCCAGGAAAGCAAGGATTCTTGGTCTGTTGCTGCTCACCAGAGCACCGCCGGGACCCAGCATACAGTAGGCGCCTGTGTGCCTTGTGGTTACACAGTTGTTCAGTTTATCCAGGATTTCTTCTCCTGTGAGATCAGGTTGGATAGAACAGCCTGGGATGTATGGATGAtgctgggaagagggaggagggtaTCTGGCTTCTGGGGAAAAGAAGTAGCTTGAGTCCGTCCTTGCAGATTAGGTCTCTGAGGTTAAGACCCAGCCCTGACTCTCAAGCAGTTTGTAATCTTGCTGGGGAATCAAGTGGAAAATACCGCCATGGAGTATGTGATCATTTGCTGCCAGAGTGGTAGAGACCCGAGGGGGTGTGGGAGCAAGGTAGTGGTGGGGTCCAGCCGAGCTGAGCTTTGCAGGCTGCCAGgacgaggaggggcagagaggagaggcagtgGAAGAAAAAGAGCCGGGGTTGGGGGGTGCACACACACCAGGCGTGGGGGGTGATGCTGGCGTGGAACCAGGCACACAGCTAGATCTCTCTATCCCAGCTTATTACACAAAGCAGCAGAAGCCAGAAGGGACAgcggtgtgggggtggggcagagtcAGATACTGTCTATCGGGGCAGGAGAGAGGACGCACCCAGGGGCAAGGAGGAAGGGGCTGAGTCCCTACGATGGCAGTGCTGACTCCCTGGCGAAAGGCAAGAAGCTGGGTCCTGGGTGCTAACGGGTGCCCCGGATGATCTTCTGTTCTCTGTGACCCGGCAGGGCTGCTTTGGAGACTGAGCCCTACGTTTCTTACACTCTTCCCTCCAGCCCCACTCCCCAACTTCCCACAATCATCGGGCGTGCCTGAGCTTGAGTCCTGCCCACCGAGAAGGCCGGAGCTGTCAGGTGGGAGACAGGTACTCATGAGGGAGGCTGGGCAAGGGACATGAGGAGAGGAGCCAAGAACCTCACCTGCCTCACAACTTCCTGAGGGCTGATCCTGCCAGCAGATTTAAGACGGAGGCAGGAGAGATGGGGCAGGAGAGGAAGTCGGGGAAAGAAGTAGgcatggagagaaaaagagggatgatcattcattcatcccactATGATGGACAGAATgccagctgtgtgccaggcaccgccCCAGGCTCCGGACGTGTTATTGTGATGATGAAGTCTCATGAAGCTCACGGTCTAGGGCAGGGAGACGGAtgctggaaaacaaagaaatgcacCGCATAATGCCCAGCAATGAAaagttctgtaaaaaaaaataataaagctcgGTAAGCAGATAGAGAGCCAGGTGGCCGGGtcaggcctctctgaggaggtggcatTGGAGCCGAGACTTAAGTGCAGCAAGGGAGTGAGCCACACAGGGACCTGGGGGATGCAAAGGCTCTGACAGCATGTAGGGGGGTGGTGAAGGGACACCACTAATTGTCTTGGGTGCCTTTCAGGCGTCTCCATGCCAAGGCTATTAACCCCTGATCTGGAAACCAGCATGGTAATTATAATTATAgtggggaggtgtgtgtgtgtgtgtgtgtgtgtgtgtgtgtgtgtgtgtaaaagagagTGAGTCTCTCTTTGGTATGTTCTCCTGGTTCTATATATTAAAGACCAAGgggtgccctccctcccctcccaagaAGAATAATTTGCATATTATTAATTAGGTAGCTATGGATGCCTCTGTTCTTAAAAAGCATGATagaggcaccggggtggctcagtcagttaagcatctgactcttgatctcggctcaggtcatgtgatctcatggcttgtgagatcgagccctgtgtcgggctctgcgctgaaggtACGGatccggcttgggattctctgtctccttctctctctgccccccaccccccagctggtgctgtttctctttccctctcaaaataaataaataaacttaaaaaaaaaaaaagcatgatagGTTTGTTTAAGTAAGGCTGTGGGCTTTGGGCAGATGTATTCCTTCTAGGATACACCTAAGTTATGAGATTTGTATGTAATTGCAGAAAAGTCAGTTTTCCCTTACTGGATGCTCACAAAATCCAGGCTCCGATGGAAGCAAGGGTTAGCTTGGCCCAGGAAAGCACAAACGTAAATGCATTGATTGTTCTTTTCTGCCATGGCTCTAGCCCAGACATATAAACATATGTAGATGTACACATTCTCCTCCTGCTCCCACTAGGTCAGGGGGTGGAGATCTGAGTGGTAAGTAGTTGTCTAAAAATGAATTCCTTCTGGAAGGATTCATTCTTACTTCTTTGAACTGTTGAAGAACATTCCTGTCAGTGAGCTGGACGGGACGAGCAGTGGCCGTGTCTTCCAGGGACACCAGCCAAGATGCCAGAATTGCATATCAGCTCTGTCCAGAGGCTGAAAGCAGCCCAAGAAGGTGGGGTGTTTCCTTGTGCATTGCCCTCCGGGGGTCCTCGGATCTGCCCCCAGCTCGCCCCCAACCAGGAGGAGTCGTATGGAGGCAGCGAGGCCAGCCTGGGCTcccttctctcagcctctcccgTATCATCCTCTACAGGACCACCAGATGGatctttggttttttaaaaaacaggggcgcctgggtggcgcagtcggttaagcgtccgacttcagccaggtcacgatctcgcggcccgtgagttcgagccccgcgtcaggctctgggctgatggctcggagcctggagcctgcttccgattctgtgtctccctctctctctgcccctcccctgttcatgctctgtctctctctgttccaaaaataaataaacgttgaaaaacgttttttttttaattttttttcaacgtttatttatttttgggacagagagagacagagcatgaacgggggaggagcagagagagagggagac from the Prionailurus viverrinus isolate Anna unplaced genomic scaffold, UM_Priviv_1.0 scaffold_35, whole genome shotgun sequence genome contains:
- the SOST gene encoding sclerostin — encoded protein: MQLSLALCLVCLLVHAAFRVVEGQGWQAFKNDATEIIPELGEYPEPPPELENKTMNRAENGGRPPHHPFETKDVSEYSCRELHFTRYVTDGPCRSAKPVTELVCSGQCGPARLLPNAIGRGKWWRPSGPDFRCIPDRYRAQRVQLLCPGDAAPRARKVRLVASCKCKRLTRFHNQSELKDFGPEAARPQKGRKPRPRARGAKANQAELENAY